CGTGTTGGATATGAAAATCCTGTAACTTAAGAAGTGACAGTAACTTCATCTTCCCAGCCACACTGGGAATTAGCAGGCAGTGACAAGAATACTTTTGAAAGGTCCAAgccaggtcaggcatggtggctcacacctgtaatcccagcactttgggaggccgaggcaggcagatcacctgacgtcgggagttcaagacctgcctcaccaatgtggagaaaccccgtttctactaaaaatacaaaaaattagccgggcgtggtggtgggcacctgtaatcctagctactccagaggctgaggcaggagaatcacctgaacttgggaggcagagattgcagtgagctgagatgggctactgcactccagcctgggagacagagtgagactgtgtctaaaaaaaaaaggttccaaaacaaaatggtaaaaaaaaaaatctgaatggaaaaaaaacctACTTgtatgaataaagaagaaagggagagatctCAGGATGGAAGCTACTATGAGGAGATATGCTGGGTACCAATTATAGGTTAAGACGGTGGTCAAGAGTCAAAAacgtcaggcacagtggctcacgtgccttgggaggctgaggcggctggatcacttgagtctgggagcttgagaccggcctgggcaacttggtgaagccccgtctctactttaaaaaaaaaaaaaaaaaaaaattagccaggtgtggtggtgtgcacctgtaggcccagctactagggaggctgaggctggaggatcacttgagccagggacacaaaggttggagtgagctgtgatcacgccactgcactccagcctgggtgactgactgagactgtctcaaaaaaagaatcagaaacaaCCAGATGTTAGGGGGCTAGTGAGAGTTGGCACAGGTTGCCAATAGGATATCAGAAATCGAGACTTGTGGCCATAGTCAAATAACCTAAAACATTAGCTACCACCAATGACAGAGATAGTCTAGGGCCCAAAACCAAGTAATTCTGTGATTAAAATGGATGTCAGGATGATGTCCAGTTGACAGTGCACAGTAGGCAGAAATCATGAACTTGATAGAGGAAGTAGTTTAGATAATTTGAGAAACATCTACACGCAGAGGCATGTTGAAACCATATTAAGGGACAAACCTTCACCCTACCCCAGGAAAGGGTAAAAGCAAgcgagaaagaaaaagcaagagtgCAAGAGTGACGTGATCAGCTCTGCTTCTAGGGGTTATGAAATGGTATCTTATGGTAACCAGCCAGATGTTCCATTTTGGGGGTGGTAGGATAGTACTGGGCAAAGGTCTGAGAGGTCTGAGGAGAGACTGACCTCCCCCTGAATTAGTCAGAATGGGTGTTCTAAGGTCTCGCCATTTACAGCAGCAGTTATTTGACTTGTGCCAAGACCCTGTGTGTCATCCTCCCTGAACATCTTTGCAACTGTCCTTCCATGTAGCACTCCAGATCTCAGTGAATCCCTGGGACAATCACAGACCTGATTTATGTCCTCTGAGGGGTAGAAAGGTGAGACAAGCATTCATTTGGTTCCCAACttcttgctttttattcattcaacaaatacttgctgaTCGCTAAGTGCCAGGCATAGGACTAGGTGCCAAGGGCATAAGTACACGTGTTAGGAGACACTTCCTGAAGCTTTTGTTTACAGTGGAAAAAGTAGCCTTAAAGCCCTCTTAATTCCTCTGTCTTCTACTGAATCCTGCCACTTCTCTTTCTAATACTTATCTCTCCTTTCCAGATACTGGTACTGGCTCTGGTCATCTCACCTCCCGTTTCCTGTCCAATATGTACAGTTCATAGACAGTGTCTTACACAGTCTTAGGTTTATTCCCATTCGTAGACACACACAATTGTTGCCATTGTCTCAGTTAAGCTCATAATCCTTGTTCTCAAGACATTTCAGCTAATTCTCTCTTCACCTAATCTCCTTGGTGATGGGCTTGGCCTTTTGCATACCCACCTAGATATACATGTTTTTTTGTCCTCTCCACCCACCAGCTCTGTTCCTGCTCCTGGCTGTCATTTCTCACTTTGGGAATGTTTCTGTCAAACTATTGGCTacctatttttcaaattatttcttaacGGAACATTATTCAGTTAATTACTCTTGTGTTTATCTACCACAGTAGTTCCCCAAACCCCCAGGATGTTTACAGTGTGTGTGCGCTCTCATGTTGTATTTACTGTCCTGTTTCCCCTATTAAGTTTCAAGTCAGTCAACCAGGAATTACTTGGTACTGACTGTGCATATTTTCTATTGGTAGGGGGAAGTAACAGAGAAATAGAATACATGTCCTTCACCTCAAGGAGCTCAATGCAGTGTTGTGCATTGGAAGCGGGGCAGGGAGGATGTCAATAAAATAGTGATTAAAAAGTgcctagccaggcacagtggctcacgcctgtaatcccagcactttgggaggctgaggcgggtggatcgcctgaggtcaggagtttgagaccagcctgaccaacatggagaaacctgtctctactaaaaatacaaaaaaaaaattagccaggagtcaaggcgcatccctgtaatcccagctactcaggaggctgaggcaggagaatcacttgaacctgggaggcggaggttgtggtgagccgagatcgcgccattgcactccagcctgggtaacaagagcgaaactccatctcaaaagaaaaaaagcctagacgggcacagtggttcatgcctgtagtcccagcactttgggaggctgaggcggtggatcgcctcaggtcaggtgttcgagaccagcctggcaaacatagtgaatccccatctgtactaaaaatacaaaaaattagttgggcatggtggtgggtacctgtaatcccagctacttgggaggctgaggcaggagaatcgcttgaacccaggaggcagaggttgcagtgagccgagattgcaccactgcactccagcctgggtaacagagcgaaactgtctcaaataaaaagaggGGCCTAGAATATTCCAGTGACAACCTAAAAAAGGCTCTTTACTATTTCCCTTTGTAGTGAGGAAAGAAGAACTTAGGATGCTGATGAAGGTATTCCCAGGAACTATGAGTTAAGAGCTAGAAGAGGCtgaccaaaaaagaaagaggttgggtacagtggctcatgcctgtaatcctagcactttggaaggctgaggttggtggatcacttgaggtaaagagttcaggaccagcctggccaacgtggcgaaaccccatctctactaaaaatacaaaaattagctgggtgtggtggcgggcgcctgtaatcccagctactcaggaggctgaggcagaagaatcgcttgaacccagtgggtggaaggttgcagtgagctgagattgcaccacttcactccaaccttggtgaaagggcgaaactccgtctcaaaaaaagaaaggaaaagaaatagaagaagaaCTTTATGTAGATTTACCATGGGAAACTAGGCATACTGGAGCATGAGAAGATATAAGTTAGAATAGCTGTGCAATCTTGGAGAAACCATTCTTAAATAGCCTCAGCTTCCTTGTTGGAAAAATGGAAACACCATCCATCCCATAGGGTccttgtgaggattaagtgaaatttATATATGTGATATTATCTTGTTCACTgttaaatgctgtgtaaatataaggcattattattactttatttttcaaacacaGTGTACAAGTGTCCTTTCCTAATGAAGATAGACTCTCAAACAATGGGGCTTGGAATACAAGCAGATAATCAAGTTGCCTGTCAGGGATAGAATATTTCAATGGTCACAGCTGGTAAGGACCATCGCCCTCTCCTCCATGGCTTCTCTCACTAGCAGTCAGATTTACACAGCCACTGACACAGCACATGTCTGGTCTGTACCAATAGCTAGGGTGCAAGCTGGGAAAAGCTAACAAGGATGAATATGCTGCAAGACTTAGCCCCAGCTGACAAGCCTCCATACTCTGGGCAAGATTTCTGTAGTGCAGAGGCCAGTACAATATTGATTTGTGGTTTAGCATATTTCCAGAAGTGGCACTACAACAATCTCTTCCCCTTTGCAATCCAGGTTACTCCCgttaatttcctctttttccctAAAGGCCCATCTGTTTCTGGTATATAATTTTGACCCAGAATCTTATCAGGCAGGGTTTCATTAGGCAAAACCCAGGGGGGTACTAATGGACAGTTAAGCAACTGTGCTCACTGCTGGAAAGAGCTAGACTGCTGCATTTTATACCTAGGAAAGAAATTGTCTGCAGttgttccatttttctttggAAGAGTTAGAATCCTTCTGatatcactttcttttctttatttgaggcagagtcttgctctgttgcccaggctggagtgcagtggtacgatcttggctcactgcagcctccacctcctgggttcaagcaattcttctgcctcagttacctgagtaactgggattacaggtgtgcaccaccatgcctggctaatttttgtatttttaatagagacgaggtttcaccatgtcggccaggctgttcttgaactcctggcctcaagtgatctgactgcctcagcctcccatagtgctaggattacaagcgtgagccgctactgtgcccggcctgatacCACTTTCTTAGTGAGCTCTGAAGCCAGGAACAATTTTAGCCCATAAAGACCACAGATAAGATTCCCCATCATTCTGTAGTGCTGCAATTTGGATTCTCAGGACATTCCCTTAACTGCCCCCATGAAGACAGACTGACATTATCCTTGACGTGGAGGCTCCATGTCCTGTTTGGCACTGCTTCAGCTAGTGTTTCATCCTTGGAAACTTCCCTGGCTCCTAGCATGCACTGAAGCCCAGATACCCAGACTTCCCCCTCTGGCCACACACAATACCACTGTGGAATCATGCCGCAGGGAACACCAAGGTCGTAGGAGAGGCCACAGGTTCTGCTACAAACTAATTTTATTGATTCACCCCTTGGTCCTGGGCCAAGAGTATATCTTCAAGCTCTTACTTCCCCCAGCAGTGTCCCAGACAACCAAACACATGTTGCAGGGGCTCCCAGACTGGCTTACCTCTGACGGGGCCCAGCACCCGGTGGGTGACCTTTTGGGTACTAGAGCCCAGGCCTGGCAGCCCTGCAGGCCGACTGCCATGAAAAGGAAAGCTGGGGGAATTCTTCATCTGTGGAGAATTTTGTTGGCTGCTGCTGCTACCACCAGCACTTGTGCCAGTGCTAAAACTTCGTGCCCGGCTCAAGGTGTTTTCGGAGCAGGAAACAGGCAACCCACTGCAAAGAAGCAGATGCCAGTTAAACCTGGGCCAGGAAGGTTGTGTCCTAAGGCTTTCCCTAGGATCTGCTGCTCAGTAAAGCTTCACCTCTGGGGTAAAAAGGTACAGGGACCCATTCCAAGGGAAAAGTGGGGAATTCATGTCCGTGGATGAAGTATCTATCTGGGGAATACCAGCTAATCTCAAAATGTCATAACAGCCATCCCTGAGCAGCTTTATCTCCCAATGAATTTTCCCCCTACTGCCTTGGCACTGACCCTTGAACTCCCTTCAGTCAGTCATTCACAACCGTTGGAAGCTGAGGCCTGCCCCACTGCAATTATATTTGATTTTGTGCAGGGCTCTGCAGCAGTGAATCCCTAGCCTGATACTCAGATCTCTTAGATGTATGTAGCTCAGAGTAAAAGGGAAGAGGATcccattttcaaaaaataaactaatctTACTAATTTTAATTTACCCTGAAAATATTTGCCATTTGGCACTTTAAGGAGGatggaaaaggaatataaatcccTTGGAACTCCTAGCTCTAGAGCCCTGTCCCACTGTCCTACCCTTTCTCCCTCCTATTTTGCTGGCCTTACTTGTGACTTTTGGGTGGAGTTCGAGGGCCCCTCTTCTTGCTGACACCCACATTCAGAGTGCTGCTTAGGCCTCGGCTGTTGCGTACATGTTTCAGCATCCAGGCCCGAAGATTAGTAAGGCTGCTGTGCTCTGACAGTACAATTCGGGGCCACGGATTACATTCCGCCATGTCCAGAGCTGCGATGGCCATAGCTCGTCCCACCTGTGGGGTAGTCCAGTTTGGCTCAGCATGCTGGTCCTCCCATCCAGGCTGCTACCTTGGGGTGGGTACACAGCAcagtggaagggaaggaggggccaGACCTATAATTTGCTCATTGGATGCCCTAACCTTTGTGCCCAGGCTGTTTATTACAAATGGATTTGGAGCTGTTCCCTAAACTACCACCAATTTGGGGGCCCTCTTCCATTATGAGGGGCAGGGTGtgtcctttctttctggctgGCACCATGAAGGAATTCTCCTAGCAGGAAAGGGGTTTGAATCCCTTCTGTAACCTGCAGCTctttctgctctatttttttttttttgagacggattcttgctctgtcgcccaggctgtagtacagtggcgtgcaatctcagctcactgcaatctctgcctcccgggttcaagtgattctcctgcctcagcctcccgagcagctgggactataggcatgtgccaccattaatttttgtatttttaatagagatggggtttcaccatattggctaggctggtctcgaactcctgacctcaggtggtgatctgcctgcctcagcctcccaaagtgctgagattacagccatgagccactgcaaccggccaGTTCTATTAGGATAATGGGAGTCATCAAGACCACTGCAGTCAGGGTgcttttgagcccaggaactAATAAACCCAATAGAATGAGAAAGACAAGCCCAGAGGCAAAGAATCTGACTCAGAGGTGCTAGGGGATTCTCTGTGATGTGGGGTCAGATATAGTGCCTGTTCATCCTTTCAATACTATTATAGTCACAGTTATGCTCCTGTTAACTGAGGAAAATAACCATAGTGGTGAGAGGGCCATAGTGATGAATATCTCTTCAGAGGACCTTAGAGTCAGGCATTAGGAGTGAAGGCCTTTCCAGGCTATAAGGTTTCTCCCTTTTCCCACTTACACCATGTATTCATACCTGCTCAAATAGTTCCACAGTGTATCTGGAGGGGAAAGCCGGCGGGGGAGGGGGGCTGGCACGCCCATTGTCATGGCAGGCAGCAGGGATGCTGTTTACTGAGCGTCCAGTGTTGTAGTTGCATTCAAGTGTGTAGCTAAGACATAAAGACCTTTATCAGTGTCCCGCCTGAACAGATACCAGGACAGAACCACAGAGAACAGTTTATGTGATCTAAGGAGGCAATCACTTGGAAAAAAGTGAACACAAATGAAAGTGCTAATAATCCATAGCAACTAGCAGCTGACCCTGGTACTGTATCATATACCCAGGGAGTCCCCCAAAAATAGAGTCCTAGACTAAAGACAATAATGCTAATTGTGAGGTTCTCTTTTAAGAAGACTCAGGTGGTCCCCTCCCTCTCAAACACCCTGAACCgggtgttgttttctttttttttttttgagacggagtttcgctcttgttgcccaggctggagtgcaatggtgtgatctcggctcgccacaacctctgcctcccaggttcaagcaattctcctgcctcagcctcctgagtagctgggattacaggcatgcgccaccacacccggctaagctGTTTTCTTTAGGGAAGCTATTTCATCAACTATATCTCAGCTTCCACCCAACCTGTGGATTATCCCTGAGGCTTTGTAGATTGCAACACGGCCGCTTCCCTCTTTAGACTGGCCATCTCTACGGTCTCGGGCATACATATTCTTCTCTGAGAAATTGCAGCCCTGGAAGTCGAAGTGGGCTGAGTTCAAGGAGATGAGCTTTGGATACAGCATGTTTTCCACCTGTTTGGGGAAGAAAAGTCAACTCAGAAGGAGAGACAGAAGGGACAAGGGGCAAGGAAGAGATGGCAAGTATGCGACCGTGTGACTTAATACACAGCAGATACCATCACAACCATTAACAGTAATCAGTGCTGCTTGAATTCTCAGTTTGACATTACTTCTAAGTGTTGggaagcaattctttttttttaaagcttttagcTTCTTTCCTCCAACCATGCAAAATCTTCCTTCTCTGGATTCCCAGACTCTAGCGAAGACTATAATGCAGTTAGCTTGACCCTTAAAAAAACTTCATGATGTAACAATTGAGACATAAGCCCTCTGTGCCATCTCTTCTTGGCCCTTCAAAGCTTTTTCAGAGGTAGTCTACACAGGCCTTCCTGCCAGAAGGCTACCTAAGGCTATCTTCCCTCTGTTCATGGCCCAACCCCATCTCCTAACCTGCAACATTTCGCACACTCACATGACATTCTTAGGACTCCCACCTGGGTGCTCTCATCACTAAAGCTGTTTCCGTACATGAAGCAGCCCCTTTTGGAAGCATGTCCATGCAGGTCCACATAGTAAGCAACGCCACTCTCTTTGGGGGGGATGGTGTCAGGGGCTGGCTCTTCAAGCGCTGCAGACTGTTGTGGCACAATCCACACACTGTTGAGCTTCTGTTCTGCTGGCTCTGTTTGTTTCCAGGCTTCAGCGTTATCCATGTCAGCTGAGTGCCCACACTGAGCTTCATTTTGGAGATTGTTGGCTTTCTCCAGGTCAGAAACAGGAGCATCAGGAGGGAGACAGGGACTGGGCTGGTGCTCAGAGGAACTCTGGGAGTTCAGACGAGAGTGCACATGGTGGTAGAGAAGCACAGCTTTGGCCCCATAGATGGCTGGGTGCAGGACAGCATCAGGCTTCAGGTACTGACGGTTCAGATTCACTCCACGTGAGTCTGTGCTGTAGGAAAACAAGGACTGAAGCAGGTTCTAGAGGACTGGGCCAGTGAAGGAGACACTAGTGTAGATGAGAAGGAGACCACAGGAGACTGACTTATCAAATGTGAGACTGAAGCTGCGttaggaaagaaagaattgaagACAGGGCCTCTCTTTGATCTGCTGTCACCCTTACCCCATAGAACCCTAAGGAGCTTCCTCAGGGTAGCTGCCTCCACCCAGATGGGCCTGCAGTCATCCTGGTTTGGTTCCTTTCTGGGAGTGCCACTAGATATGATCTCATGCTTTCTCAGGAAGATGAGATGGGCTTGCCTTTATTAGGATGCAAGAGGACTGGGAACACAGGAGAAGCCAGAAGGCTGACAGAATTTCACTGAGATGCAGGGCATGAGGGGGAATGGGAACAGTCCAGACAGGCTGGGGAAGCCACTTACCGGTAGTGTCCCCGAACCACACCATCAGGGTTCAACATGGGAATCAGCTTAAAGACGAAGAGGCGACGTAGGGTTTGGGCCCGGGGATCATCAGGTCGGAGGATGAAGTCCAGAAAGCCATTGAAGACAAAGCTAGATGGAGTCTCCCCTGGGTGTACTCTGCTGCTTAAGAAGAATATCTGAGGTAGAGAGGAGAGCAGACATTAAGTCAGTTACACTATAGTTCTACTTTGACAGTATATGGGGGTTGTCATGGATGAGGCAGGAATAGCTGCTGGATTTCCAGTTGGCTGAGTCTGCAAGTGGAGCTGGGGCCATCACCCTTGCCACAAGTTGCCGGCAGAGGCCGTGTCCAAGATGCCTAGAGATAACATAGTCTTTAGCTATCAACAGTACCTGATGCTAGACAAAGGCCAAAGAACTACCTTTATGCTATTTCCACTCACTCTCTTGCCTGCGAAACGGAATGGTCGAGGGGTGCTGGTATCAGGAAATAGCTGCTCTAGACGGGGCTCTCGATCTTCTCGAAGGCCATGGCAGGAAGTGATCGTCAGCAGATCTACACGAAGTCCATCCAGAGAATAGCAAAGGAGCTCCCGATGGTAATAGATGGTATCCAGGGGGCTACATGGGAAAAATAATTAAGCCAGGAGAAGTCCCTAAAGTCCTAGTAAGAGGTAGGCCTTGTCACCAGCCCAGGATTTGCAAAATCTGGTCCTTCACCTAACCTTTGGGGCCTTATAGTCCCTCACAATGTTAAATGAGGCTAAGGATTTGAGTGGGCTTACATTGCCAGAATGAAGAGTACAGGACAGGGTGAACTTGTTTTTCCCCAGTTTGTGCCTTCCTAGAATACTTTATGTAGTTGGAGTTGTTCTCCGTGGGGGCAGATAAAAAAGGTGTACTGAGTCACATAGTGCTGGCTAAACTCTGGATAACTGATGGGAGCTGGGCTAGTAAGAGGTCTGAACTGGGCAGGTAAAAGAGTGGAGGGCAGGTGTTGATATGCTGAGATCAGGGTCATACAGAAACATAGTTTTCAAAGGTACCCGAAGTCCTGTCTGTACATTCTATACAAAAAAAGACTGATGAAAGTTTGGTTCAGAGCTCTAAGGGCAAAATTCCAGATGTAGTGGAGGTGCTGTCTGATCCAGGACTGTGTGGCAGGAGTAAGAATGGGGCTGGCACCTGCTATGGGTAGGGTGGTTCTCCGGAAAGCGCTGGTCTAGCTGGTTTAGCAAATCCTGGCAGTCACTGTAGGAGAAGGGGTAGCAGAAGGCGAAGAAGGTGGTGGCCCCACGGCCCTCCAGGAAACGGTGAACAAAGGATAACACAAACTGTGTCTCTGTCATCTgaggagcagaggaggaagagggagggcaaCACGCCATTGTCAGAACTGAGCTCCTACTGGGACCACCAGGACCTGACCTCACACCCTTATCACCTTTACCAACTTCCCTCCCTCTGACACTTTCTATATGAAAAGGGGCTCCTTCTAGGCTTCCTGAGGCGGGGGCTCATCTTGGACTCCAGCTGACACTGGAGAAAAAGCTGATACTTAAACCTGTTGTCCCACCTGCCTCATACTTGTCTCAAGGACAAAAACGCTTTACTTTCCTGTCTACTTTTAGCACccaattctttctttcctcctcatgGAGAACTTACCTCAAAGGTGGGCCGGTCTCGAATGCGTTCCCAGCGTGGCCGGGTGGGCAGTGTGCGCACAAAGGGGGCCATGCCCTGGGAATACAGCTTGCTCTGCTTGTTCATGTTCATAATGTTGATCTTGATGAGTTTTCCTGGTGTTCCTCCCCGGACGCTGAAGTAGAACCATGACCTGAGGACCAGAGTAAGAGAGAGGTATGTGGAAGGGTTGGAGATAGGATCTGTGGGAGAGCTGGAGCCAGCCAAACTGGGACAGGGCTATTTGGCAAGCAGAAAGGAGGGAGGACGGGTCAGAAGAGGACAGGTAGCATGCTGCTATGAACAGGTAAGGCACAGGGCTAACTGAAGCATGGGTTTGGAGCCTTCTTCCACCCTCCATTTCGTTCCATATACCTGTTCCCATTCTCAAATTCCGTTTCAGCACAGTCTGGTCGGGTCCACACATTGAATTCATAGTCAGGGGAAGAGGCAATGCCACTGGTCAGGGCTGACGCCCCACCTCCTACCCCTTCCCCATCAATGGACAAAGATTCCACCTTCTCCACGTGGGCTAGATTCCCTGAATCAAAGCGAGAACTGAACAGCAATCCCCCACAGCGCAGCTCCATGGTGGGGCTGGGAAAGCATCCTCTTGCCCCGCTCTGGCCCTGAGAGCTGGGGAAAAACAGGGTTAGGttaaagaggaaagggaagagtttTCTGGGTATCTCTGGATAAATAAGAGCTATTCTTAGGGAGTGCCCTATGAAACAAAAGGCTCTCTCCATCTTAGAAAACACAGAAGTGGTCTTCCAGCAGAGGCCAAGAGAGAGCAGCACTCTGTACTTCAACACTAAGGGTTGTAAATGACCTAAAGGGACCACATTTTACTTTAGCTTGGCTGTTCCCAAATAAAACACAGTGGCTTAACTATGTTGAAAAATACTAAACTCTCAGCTGCTTTGCAGCCCAAAGATTAGAGAATATAATCAGAGAGGTCGGATTTCCCAAACCTAGCCAAGATACACTCACCACCATACATGGCCACCTTTAGAGATGGGCCGTTCTGGATCTCTGGCTCTGCACTCTCCAGCACAGAGCAGAGAGAGGAACGGAGGTTCTCAGTGTAAATGGGTAGTCCTCTCTCCAGCCTCTGTCCTCAAGTACTGAGCGGACATTCTCGTGTTGCTCCCCTGAGCCCTGTAAGGGCtggttcttccttttttgttactACCTTATGCCTAGTATGGAGGAAAATTATAACAGCGTGGCCTCTGCCAAGCCAAAGGCTACTGGGCTCACCTAGCGACAGGAGCTCCATTCCAGCCAGGGCATGGGGATGTTTCCAAACCCTTCCGCCCCGTAAGCACTGCACCCTGCGAAAGCTACCCTAGTAGTTGTGGATGAGTAATGGGTGTTCTGAGCACCCCTAAAAGAGGTGGGCTGCTAGAGTACCACTCGGGGGCAGGAGGCTGGCTTCTCCACCCTCGACTCGCGGGGAACCGTTCACACCGAGCGGGCTTGTCCTGGGCAGGGTGGGACTGGGAGGCATGGGAGGGGTCGAGACGGACTCCCGCGGCAGGGGGTTGGGCAGGGAGGGCCTAGGAGTCAGAGGTGAGGCCACGGAGCTGCACGGGGTTGGCACCGCGGAAGCcagggcgggggaggggggcgggggcggggtggCCTTCGAAGGGCTTGGGCTGAAGGGGCTGAGAgaagggggcggggccggggctggcgggGCCGGGGCTGGCGAGGCCCGTAGTCCGCGCAGAGCCCCTCACCTCTCTCCGGGCCGGTGATCCCGCTCCCTCTCCCGCTAGCGAGGCCGCACCTCGGGCCCCGGCACCCGGGCCCTCCACCCGGGCCCCCAAAAACACCCGAGCGCCGCGGTGCCGGGACCCCGCTCTGCCAGGAAACAAGAAGTCTCTCGCCTATTGGCCGCGGCTGCAGCTGGCGACCCGCCCAGTAAAGCTCACTACCATTGGTCAGCTCGCAGGGTTCCTCGCACGTTAGTGGGTACCTGAGCGAGTGTCGTTTGGGGACTGGCGGCCAGGCGCGGCCGGAGGATTCTAGCGGCGTCTTCCCGGAAGACGGTTAACGGCCTGCCTGCCAGGAGGCGGGAAAGATAAAGTGGCAGAAACTGGGACTCAACTGCGAAATAAAAACATCGTGTGAAGCTCCTTATCG
This DNA window, taken from Macaca thibetana thibetana isolate TM-01 chromosome 13, ASM2454274v1, whole genome shotgun sequence, encodes the following:
- the AGBL5 gene encoding cytosolic carboxypeptidase-like protein 5 isoform X3 is translated as MERAFCFIGHSLRIALIYPEIPRKLFPFLFNLTLFFPSSQGQSGARGCFPSPTMELRCGGLLFSSRFDSGNLAHVEKVESLSIDGEGVGGGASALTSGIASSPDYEFNVWTRPDCAETEFENGNRSWFYFSVRGGTPGKLIKINIMNMNKQSKLYSQGMAPFVRTLPTRPRWERIRDRPTFEMTETQFVLSFVHRFLEGRGATTFFAFCYPFSYSDCQDLLNQLDQRFPENHPTHSSPLDTIYYHRELLCYSLDGLRVDLLTITSCHGLREDREPRLEQLFPDTSTPRPFRFAGKRIFFLSSRVHPGETPSSFVFNGFLDFILRPDDPRAQTLRRLFVFKLIPMLNPDGVVRGHYRTDSRGVNLNRQYLKPDAVLHPAIYGAKAVLLYHHVHSRLNSQSSSEHQPSPCLPPDAPVSDLEKANNLQNEAQCGHSADMDNAEAWKQTEPAEQKLNSVWIVPQQSAALEEPAPDTIPPKESGVAYYVDLHGHASKRGCFMYGNSFSDESTQVENMLYPKLISLNSAHFDFQGCNFSEKNMYARDRRDGQSKEGSGRVAIYKASGIIHSYTLECNYNTGRSVNSIPAACHDNGRASPPPPPAFPSRYTVELFEQVGRAMAIAALDMAECNPWPRIVLSEHSSLTNLRAWMLKHVRNSRGLSSTLNVGVSKKRGPRTPPKSHNGLPVSCSENTLSRARSFSTGTSAGGSSSSQQNSPQMKNSPSFPFHGSRPAGLPGLGSSTQKVTHRVLGPVREPRSQDRRRRQQPLTHRPAGSLAPSPAPTSSGPASSHKLGSCLLPDSLNIPGSGCSLLSSGDKPEAVMVIGKGLLGTGARMPCIKTRLQTCPRRVSARRGPGFPRLGPGWAGAHRRLAEG
- the AGBL5 gene encoding cytosolic carboxypeptidase-like protein 5 isoform X1, with product MERAFCFIGHSLRIALIYPEIPRKLFPFLFNLTLFFPSSQGQSGARGCFPSPTMELRCGGLLFSSRFDSGNLAHVEKVESLSIDGEGVGGGASALTSGIASSPDYEFNVWTRPDCAETEFENGNRSWFYFSVRGGTPGKLIKINIMNMNKQSKLYSQGMAPFVRTLPTRPRWERIRDRPTFEMTETQFVLSFVHRFLEGRGATTFFAFCYPFSYSDCQDLLNQLDQRFPENHPTHSSPLDTIYYHRELLCYSLDGLRVDLLTITSCHGLREDREPRLEQLFPDTSTPRPFRFAGKRIFFLSSRVHPGETPSSFVFNGFLDFILRPDDPRAQTLRRLFVFKLIPMLNPDGVVRGHYRTDSRGVNLNRQYLKPDAVLHPAIYGAKAVLLYHHVHSRLNSQSSSEHQPSPCLPPDAPVSDLEKANNLQNEAQCGHSADMDNAEAWKQTEPAEQKLNSVWIVPQQSAALEEPAPDTIPPKESGVAYYVDLHGHASKRGCFMYGNSFSDESTQVENMLYPKLISLNSAHFDFQGCNFSEKNMYARDRRDGQSKEGSGRVAIYKASGIIHSYTLECNYNTGRSVNSIPAACHDNGRASPPPPPAFPSRYTVELFEQVGRAMAIAALDMAECNPWPRIVLSEHSSLTNLRAWMLKHVRNSRGLSSTLNVGVSKKRGPRTPPKSHNGLPVSCSENTLSRARSFSTGTSAGGSSSSQQNSPQMKNSPSFPFHGSRPAGLPGLGSSTQKVTHRVLGPVREPRSQDRRRRQQPLTHRPAGSLAPSPAPTSSGPASSHKLGSCLLPDSLNIPGSGCSLLSSGDKPEAVMVIGKGLLGTGARMPCIKTRLQARPRLGRGSPPTRRGMKGSSGPTSPTPRTRESSELEPGPCSAKPGLPQARPPRPRSAPAFSPISCSLSDSPSWNCYSGGPLGQPEVCFVPKSPPLTISPRV
- the AGBL5 gene encoding cytosolic carboxypeptidase-like protein 5 isoform X2, with protein sequence MELRCGGLLFSSRFDSGNLAHVEKVESLSIDGEGVGGGASALTSGIASSPDYEFNVWTRPDCAETEFENGNRSWFYFSVRGGTPGKLIKINIMNMNKQSKLYSQGMAPFVRTLPTRPRWERIRDRPTFEMTETQFVLSFVHRFLEGRGATTFFAFCYPFSYSDCQDLLNQLDQRFPENHPTHSSPLDTIYYHRELLCYSLDGLRVDLLTITSCHGLREDREPRLEQLFPDTSTPRPFRFAGKRIFFLSSRVHPGETPSSFVFNGFLDFILRPDDPRAQTLRRLFVFKLIPMLNPDGVVRGHYRTDSRGVNLNRQYLKPDAVLHPAIYGAKAVLLYHHVHSRLNSQSSSEHQPSPCLPPDAPVSDLEKANNLQNEAQCGHSADMDNAEAWKQTEPAEQKLNSVWIVPQQSAALEEPAPDTIPPKESGVAYYVDLHGHASKRGCFMYGNSFSDESTQVENMLYPKLISLNSAHFDFQGCNFSEKNMYARDRRDGQSKEGSGRVAIYKASGIIHSYTLECNYNTGRSVNSIPAACHDNGRASPPPPPAFPSRYTVELFEQVGRAMAIAALDMAECNPWPRIVLSEHSSLTNLRAWMLKHVRNSRGLSSTLNVGVSKKRGPRTPPKSHNGLPVSCSENTLSRARSFSTGTSAGGSSSSQQNSPQMKNSPSFPFHGSRPAGLPGLGSSTQKVTHRVLGPVREPRSQDRRRRQQPLTHRPAGSLAPSPAPTSSGPASSHKLGSCLLPDSLNIPGSGCSLLSSGDKPEAVMVIGKGLLGTGARMPCIKTRLQARPRLGRGSPPTRRGMKGSSGPTSPTPRTRESSELEPGPCSAKPGLPQARPPRPRSAPAFSPISCSLSDSPSWNCYSGGPLGQPEVCFVPKSPPLTISPRV